Proteins encoded together in one Scyliorhinus canicula chromosome 21, sScyCan1.1, whole genome shotgun sequence window:
- the LOC119955526 gene encoding volume-regulated anion channel subunit LRRC8D-like — translation MLLLSIFGCSIQLYMDETFCLPHPNENERTLNGIGSALQNSPTLPDSDIDLEGRTDRNALPLVRQGRSTKLYIWQYWYINQMCYSQIPWFTRFFSYLILFHTVVLVICSNFCFTYPKTSSKLQQFLDILQKCFQSPWTSKALSTAVCVDASEQEEALASKVTESDSDKISLKGETSNIKLPTHIHSNVTVAGSTMDKKDAEQAKALFEKVRKFRLHVEEKDTIYKLYIGQTLFKTIHCLIIIGYFPAYIYVVKFNNICEPNALKLVIYKTFDCTYSTARFIGKMALLYLGLVIIYWILCINTIYWVFRKPLKIYSFEKRGESQFTDIPDVTNDFAFLLHLIDQYDTLYCKRLTVFLSEVSEQKLKLLSLNNDWTVDKVKKHVKRNKKDQYELYLFMLSGIPESVYEVTDLQVLRLELCSNVKISNNITQLEHLEEIWLSHCVTEVTPSALLWLRNQLKKVGVKFVSRDEIPDWIYKLIQLKELYLTGKLAFEKKGLELEPMKGLRSLKVLYLKTSLSKIPSSILDVAFHLLKLCIHNDKTKLSSLSILKKMVNLTQIELHNCELDKIPSATYSLSKLQVLDLKGNNLTKIEDITNLQYLQKLTCLKFWFNMIRTIPSTINLIKKLEFLYLSNNQIEVLPKVLFSIDKLHYLDVHHNNISVIPTDIGNLKNMYYLDLGYNKIESLPDQLFKCHKLMTLKLSNNLISSVSGKISKLSQLSQLELQGNHLEKLPAEIGQCPMLKLTGLVIELYVVETLPLEVREKMGGI, via the coding sequence ATGTTGTTGCTGTCTATCTTTGGCTGCAGCATACAGCTTTATATGGATGAGACTTTCTGTTTGCCACATCCCAATGAAAATGAAAGGACACTCAATGGGATAGGTTCAGCCTTGCAAAATTCTCCAACACTGCCTGATAGCGATATCGATCTAGAAGGACGTACAGATCGCAATGCACTCCCTTTGGTCCGCCAAgggaggtctacaaagttatacATTTGGCAGTACTGGTATATCAATCAAATGTGTTATAGTCAAATTCCATGGTTTACCAGGTTCTTCTCTTATCTAATTCTATTCCACACAGTTGTCCTGGTTATATGCAGTAACTTCTGTTTCACGTATCCTAAAACCAGCTCCAAACTGCAGCAATTTCTTGACATCCTTCAAAAGTGTTttcagtcaccatggacatcaaaAGCACTATCTACAGCGGTCTGTGTAGATGCCAGTGAACAGGAAGAAGCCTTGGCATCAaaggtcactgaaagtgacagCGATAAGATCAGCCTTAAGGGAGAGACATCAAATATTAAACTTCCCACACATATTCACTCAAATGTGACTGTGGCTGGCTCAACCATGGACAAGAAGGATGCAGAGCAAGCCAAAGCGCTGTTTGAGAAAGTAAGGAAATTCAGACTCCACGTCGAAGAGAAAGATACAATCTATAAATTATATATTGGCCAAACGTTGTTCAAAACTATACATTGCTTAATTATTATTGGTTACTTTCCAGCCTATATCTATGTTGTTAAGTTTAATAATATATGTGAACCTAATGCACTAAAATTGGTTATTTACAAGACTTTCGATTGTACTTATAGCACTGCTCGTTTCATTGGGAAAATGGCCCTGCTCTATCTGGGTTTAGTTATTATCTATTGGATACTCTGCATTAATACAATATATTGGGTTTTTAGAAAACCTCTGAAAATATATTCCTTTGAGAAACGAGGCGAAAGCCAGTTCACTGATATCCCTGATGTAACAAACGATTTTGCCTTCTTGTTGCATTTGATTGATCAGTATGACACTCTCTATTGCAAACGTCTAACCGTCTTCCTTTCCGAGGTGAGCGAGCAGAAATTAAAATTATTAAGCTTAAATAATGATTGGACAGTGGATAAGGTAAAGAAACATGTTAAAAGAAATAAGAAGGATCAGTATGAGTTGTACCTCTTCATGCTCTCGGGGATTCCTGAATCCGTTTACGAAGTTACTGACCTGCAGGTCTTGAGGCTGGAGCTTTGTAGTAATGTTAAAATATCTAACAACATAACCCAACTTGAGCACTTGGAAGAAATCTGGCTCTCGCACTGTGTGACTGAAGTCACGCCATCAGCTTTGTTGTGGTTGAGAAATCAGCTGAAGAAAGTGGGAGTTAAATTTGTGAGCCGCGACGAGATCCCTGATTGGATCTACAAACTAATCCAACTCAAAGAGCTGTACCTCACTGGGAAGCTGGCCTTTGAAAAAAAAGGTTTGGAACTGGAACCCATGAAGGGGCTTCGCTCTCTGAAAGTCCTTTACCTAAAAACGAGCCTCTCTAAGATACCCTCCAGTATCCTCGATGTTGCATTCCACCTGCTCAAGCTTTGCATTCATAATGACAAGACCAAGCTCTCCAGCCTGAGTATTTTAAAGAAAATGGTAAACCTGACTCAAATTGAACTTCACAACTGCGAATTAGATAAAATCCCATCTGCTACTTATTCCTTATCCAAACTTCAAGTCCTGGACCTGAAAGGTAACAATCTTACCAAAATTGAAGATATTACCAACTTGCAATATCTGCAAAAGTTGACGTGTTTGAAGTTCTGGTTCAACATGATCAGAACCATCCCTTCAACTATCAACTTAATCAAGAAGCTTGAGTTTCTTTACTTATCAAACAACCAGATTGAGGTTTTACCAAAAGTCCTTTTCTCTATTGATAAACTGCATTACTTGGATGTTCACCACAACAACATTTCTGTAATCCCAACAGATATCGGGAATCTGAAAAACATGTACTATTTGGACCTGGGTTACAATAAGATAGAAAGCCTACCAGATCAGCTTTTCAAGTGTCACAAGCTCATGACTCTGAAGCTGAGCAACAACTTAATCTCGTCCGTCAGTGGGAAAATCTCAAAGCTCAGCCAATTATCTCAGCTGGAACTCCAAGGAAACCACTTGGAAAAGCTCCCTGCGGAAATAGGACAATGCCCTATGCTGAAGCTTACTGGACTTGTGATAGAACTGTACGTGGTTGAGACACTTCCTTTGGAAGTAAGAGAAAAGATGGGTGGTATATAG